The genomic interval cagaaagacaatgctactcttaattaaaattagatgtctataggcaaacatataaataaatcaacaatcagataataagaacacttgtgaataacgatgtgtttgagccgtccattctcgaaccgcatggttcaccctttgcgtcgtgaatcggcacggcctgacactttgtgcaatttctgattGTAATATCATAACCTGGCTCAAACTCTACTACAAAAGCTTTGTAAGCTGAAATACTATTACTTTCCTCAACTCTATTGAAACCTTTGGAAAGTAATACTGAAATTTAGTAGATAAGGGTCTAGGCTAAAAGGgatgaagtataaaataaacaatgtattaactgctaataaattttatttattacattaaaattgattgaatatgattcaataatttatgaaCTCTATATCCAATGAAGTCTGATTAGGACCCATTCGGATATACCGCCTTGATTACTAGGGCCAAATACCTAAGTCAGGAAAACAAGACGGAACAAAAACCTGACTGCCCAATTTAACCTgtacacaaacataacaaaatatgtcacagataaagacaaattaaaacctcatttaaattaggtatggcGTGATCATTTAGTGGTAAATATAGACCAACATCATGATAAATAACAACCCAAGCTCTCTGAGGTGTGAGACAtgttacatgataaaataaaatctgaaatatgttCCAACAAGCACAAAACATATCCGTTCTTAAAGAAAGACGAATATTAAACcatgtcaataaaatgaaacGCTATTTTAAGTGCATTGAACCAATAGGCAATTATAAAATCCtatcaaaattattgaatattatttacaaGACTACTATAATAAACCCTACCTTCTTCCTATAAAATGCCATTGTGGGATACATCAGGAGTTCAAAATATTCCTACTTTAGgataaagaaaattatgaaacaagAAGTTGTAGCAAgttctattaataatatataaggtttactaatatgctcagatataaataaagatatgttaGCACTTATGTTGTGATTGACGTATTGATAACGTATTCATAAATGTGTTATAAAGATCGACCGGGTGAAGTCTGGCTTCCCACAActgtattactttaattagtatactgtaaaatagctggttgcagtcaactataaggcaaccttttgaatctcataaaattatcatgcatacgccgctctatggacaactccctaatatgtcaagccgcaaatcccacgtgaaatgtttccataggtaagtcacttggaccttgcaccgtctgcagtacctgaggcatgtagcctaatggaatatcacacgtaaggttcagactatcaagtactgaaaccgggataataataaataaatgacatgagtgaccaagaacgaaaatatacaagacaatgatataagcgttgcccctGTAAACAACCTCGGAAATAATGAACACTTGTTGTGATGaagataaattatatttcaagctACCACTTGTAAACAACCTCAAAAAACAAATCAACACTTTTTGTATTTCCAACTATTTTAATCACAGACGTCCGTTCGGTTCCGTCGCCCGGTCAAGAATGCCCCTGCGCGCCAAGTCACCTCACTCCCGTTTTTTTTTCCGCCATCGGGCATGACGCCACCAGAATAGTCAATGCAGTTACTAATTTCGGTTTAGTTTCTTttctaaatataatagaacCTTACACTCGACCATCCTGATGACGTGCATGTCCCCAGGCACGTATCTGGTGAAACCAAAACCTTACACTCGGCGAGCAAGGACATTCCAGACCTAGAAATTGTTTTACATTCAagataattttatagaaaactaaatcaatcaattcaattcaaattttatataaacataaattCATCATTATGTCATTCATATCTAATTAAATGTAACGAATATAAAactagtatatatattttttagacataattatctataacaatttatattgattttaatagcaatttactgttatataataaacattatgtgaGTGATTATCTAttggaataataattatattcattacGATTTACCATGTATCCAAGTAGCTATATAATTAGTTAACTCTCTATCATAGAAACTATGCATATGGAACTAAGAAACTGAGTAAACGAGTAAccttataactaaaaaaatatatataaccaaTTATCCCTGCTGCCTTATTACCAAATATCCTATTAACCTTGTAACCAAATATCCTTGTAACCAAAATACTTGTAACCTTGTAACCTTGTAACCCAATATCCTTGTAGCCGTGTAACCAAATAACCTTGTAACCAAATATGCAATCAAACATATATCCAGATTTGTTCATCTCGTTTCAGGCCAAGCTAAGCACGCCAACCATTTCCGCGTCTTCTAGCACTCGACCTGAAACgagacaaaaaaatacatttgcgATAGCTAGTTTTCTGAATCGTCTACCTCTTCTATGTAAGAAACGTCGTTATCGCTTTCGTTATCACTATCGATTTCTAGTGAGGCTATATGTATCCAAGGGCGGATTCTGTCCGCAGCCACTGTAGTTTTTCGTTTGTTCTTCATACCTTCATATCCAGAAATAGGAGCTACCTTATAACGGTCGTTACCTAGTACCTTAACTACTTTAAAGGGCCCCTCGTATGAAGGCATAAGTTTGGTACTCTTGCCATTATTTTGGAATGCAACTTTAGTAATTTTTACTAAATCGCCATTCTTATAAGAACGCGCAGGACGTCTACCCTGATCATAACGTAGTTTTTGAGCGTCTTGAGCCTTGTCAATTCTATCCTTAACCTCGCTACGAATAGACGTTAGGGACAATTTATTTTGTGTCTTATCTGCAACTTGATTTAAAACAGGATTATATTCGCTTGTCATTTCAACCCCGAACATAACTTCAGCTGGTGCCCTACCGATCGTCTTCTGCACTGTATTGTTTAGTCCCCACTGAATTTTCCCTAATTCCCTATCCCATTCTCTCTCATCCGTTCCAAGGCCCTGAGCTGTCAGCGAGTCGAGGATCGTTCTATTGTATCGCTCGACTTGGCCATTTGCTCGCGGGCTGGCCACTGCGTTTAAGACATGTTTAATGCCTCGATCTAAACAAAACCTTCTGAACGCATGAGAAGTGAAGCACGAGCCACGGTCACTAATGATTCGATCAGGCACTCGGAAAGTGTCGAATATGTCCTGCAATACCCTTATAACGTTCTGAGTTTTCGTGTTTTTGACcggttttatgaataaaaacttCGTAAATGCATCTACTACGGATAATATATAAGTGTGTCCCGTTTTTGATCTAATGAAGGGCCCAAGATGGTCTATATGCAGCGTATGAAACGGTTTTTTAATCTTTTCTATAGGATGTAAAAGGCCTTCCTTTGCATTTGTACCCTTTTTGGCATATGCGCACTCAATACAGGCTCCTACATATTTCTTTATAAACTTTTTCATCTTTGCAAACCAGTAATTTCTTCTAACTCTATCTAGTGTTTTTTCAAAACCTACATGACCTATATCATCATGATTACGCTTGCATATTTGCCATCTAGCGCCCTTCGGGACTACCCACCTCAAGCATTCTTTATCACCGCCTATGCATCTAAATACTTTATTGTCCCGTAAAACGTAATTTGATTTAATGTATTCTACGCCTTTGGGGTCTAGATTACTACTGATGGTATCGCGGATGCGGCAGAGTTCCGAATCACCCATTTGTAGCGTAAGAAGCCAGTCATCATCGCAAATTGTCATGACAGAAGGGTATTGTTCGGGACATTCGGTTTCTACATCGGTAATGGGATTTCTAGATAGCGCATCGACGTGTGCCATTTTGGTTCCTGCCCTATACTCCACCGTGCATTGAAATTCCTGCAGTGCTAACCACCACCTGGCGATCCTAGGTATAAGATCGCGTTTTTCGAACGTGGAGCGGAGAGCACTACAATCGGTGACTATCTTAAATGGCTTACCTAATAAGTACACTCTCAGTTTTTTAAGCGAGCATATCACGGCTAATGTCTCCAATTCATAGGAGTGGAAGTTCCTCTCTTCCGGGGTAGTTTGGCGACTGTAATATGCCACCGGATGAAAAGAGCCCCCACTCCCCGAGGGTCGTTGTAGGAGAATTCCGCCGACGCCTAACCTACTCGCATCTGTGTGCAGTTCCGTTTCTGCAGTAGGATCATAGATTGCCAGTACAGGCCTATCAACTAACTTTTCTTTCAACGTTTTAAACGACTCTTCTTGGTCGTTTCCCCACTCCCATATAGCATTCTTTTTAAGCAATTTTGTTATAGGCTGGGCTAACTGAGCAAAACCTTgtataaattttctaaaataactcACAAGTCCAAGAAATTGTCTAGCATTATGCACATTTTCGGGTCGTGGGAAATCGACCACACTCTGGATTTTTGCTTTTCCCGGCCGCATGCCAGCTGAACTAATTTCAAACCCTAAGTAGTTGATTTCGTTTTGTAGGAAACTGCATTTAGATAAGTTAAGCTTCAAATTAGCCTTTTTTAGCGACAAAAGGATTTCTTCTAACCTACTTAAACATTCCGCGGAGGTCTTGCCAAAAATTAACAGGTCGTCAATATATACGGTAGCTTTATCGAATCTGGCCGGTCCCAGCACACGGTTCATCATACGTTGGAACACCGCTGGCGCATTTGCCAGGCCGAACGGCATCCGGTTATATTCGTATTGGCCATCCGGCGTGACAAACGCTGTCAAATGCTTACTACCTTCCGAGATTGGTACCTGGTAGTACCCGGACATCAGATCCAACGTGATAAACCATGACTGGCCGGCCAAACGAGCGATCTCGTCTTCTATTACCGGTATTGGGTAGCGTTCCTTTACGGTTATCGAATTGAGTAGTCTGTAATCGACGCAAAGTCTGACGCCACCATCCTTCTTTCGGACGAGTATAATAGGACTAGCATAATTAGATACGGATTCTCTGATTATACCAGCTTGTAACATATCATCTATCATCGCACGGACCTTCTCACGTTCATGATGTGACAGTCTGTAAGGTCTATATACGACCGGTCGCTCACTATTTAACTCTATATTCATTTCGGTCGTATTAGTGCAACCTAGACTAGCTAAATCAGAAGCAAAGCAATCTTCGTAACAGCTGAGAAGTTTGACGAGCTTGTTTTTATCATCTTCGGTAacatttttacctatatggagTTGTTTTTCATCAAACGGTGATGACGCGGTTTCTTCTACAGTTATTTCATTTTCGTACTGGCGTACTGTGGTACCTATATCCGATAACCTATATACCGCCTCTACACGTTCTGCTCGCGcaaatacaaagttttcttgtaGGTAACAAGACGCAGCACAGGGCATAACCATTACAAAAAGGTTACCCTGCTTCACCTCATAAATCCCGCCACAAACCAAATACTGATCTTGAGGTTTCCCTACCACTTTAGTATTTAACACAACGTTACCACTAAACTCTGTCCCAGTGGCGGCTCTTACGCTAGCTACCCCATATATCCTGTTACGTGCTACAATTCTTACTCTCTCTAACTTTCCATCGGCACGCTCTTGTAAGTTAGGAAGCTCTGTACCTATGTGTAAAAATTGCAACTTATTTGCATCTTTGTAAACCACGATATGTGGTTGTTCAGAGTAAGTCTGACCTATGAGCATCGACTTTTCAAGCAGACTATCATTAACTACCCTACACATAACGGTGGCGGATACACCATCAATTGTTATGGTCAACTCCGCCGATCCTAAAGACTGTACGAGCTTATCACCGAAACCTATCATCGTAATAGGAATGCAATCATGAGAAAGCCCAAGATGAGAGAAACTGGATTCTCGTATAAGAGTGACTTCGCTTCCTAGGTCGACAAAGGCTCCCACTGTCTCACCATTAACTTGTACTGATTTTCTAAATTTGTCAGACGGGTTAGATCCGTATATGCGCATCACTCTGGGTACAGTGTCAGCCTTTGTCGAACCAGAGTCTGACTTTAGCCTACACATCTCTGGTTTATGGCCCACCTTTTGGCACGTACTACATTTAACTAAAGGCTTAGGACAGCGAGAATAAATATGCCCTTTTTCCTTGCagttataacaaaatatgttaGGATTTAATTTCGTGCTGGCTCTACTAGACGTCTTCTCATCACCCCCAGTCACGCTCCTATCCTTAGGCAACGAAATATTTACGAATGATTCTTTATTATTGCTTAGTAGAAATTTAAGAAGCTGATCGGGTTCCTCACACCGTAAAGCTAAAGCACTAGATCGCATAGTTTTATCTGTGATACCATGAATAAGGCAGTCGACTGCTCGCCTACCCGTGATTTCGCACTGATTAAGCAACGCTAATTTCTCGTAAAAGTAATTTTCCATAGATTCTTGGTACTTACTCCTACGTTTCAACATGTCTTCTAGTAATTGCCCGTAGTTTTGTTCTGATGGAAATGCGTTAGCCAATTTAGTTTGCCACTCGTCccatgaaaacaaaattgtattaaGGCTCTCAAACCAAGTCTTAGCTAACCCTGTCAGTTTCTGCATAGCAAAATGTATAACCGTCTTTTCGTCCCAGCCGTAAACTTTAGCACACTCGTTGACTTTTTTTAACCACACATCAATCCTTTGATTTTTTTCGGATGGGTTAAATTCTGGAATAATGTTTTTGTAGTCGATATTTCTGTTAATCGGAATTTGGCTTTGTGTTGTCGGCTGAGACGGTAAgacatatttaattgatttgattattttgacAATATCATTAGAAGAGAAAGAAGGACTACATGACCTTTTATGCCGTCGATCGATGCTCGTGGAATCCCTTCCTGCCCGATCGCGCGTTGCTCTGGGGCCCCGCTCTCGGCTGCGGCTGCGCGGCTCGTGGCTGATCCCGGCTCTCGGTGGTCGGCTGCGGCTGCGACGCTCGCGGCTTCGTCTTGACGTCGAATTGCGTTCGTTCCTCCGTGAGCGGCGCTCGGCGTCTTTTTCTTTCTGCAGATCCTCCTCCATCTGCCGAATACGCTCTCGCTCCCTCTTTAGAGCCAGGTCTCGCTCCCTCAAGCGGCGGCTGTGGCTGCGGCTGCGGCTCCTGCGTCGTACATACGTCCCACTGCGCCTCGATCGGGAGCGATCACGCTCTGGAGTCACTAAACTTCGGCGTTTCCCATATTCTTCATCCATTATCTGAAACTCGTTGCATACAGTAACATTAGTACCTTAACTAGGGAGGTAGGGAGTAATTTTAGGCGACTAGAACTTTAAGATTTCTCTTTTCTCTTATATCTCGAAAACGGTGCGTCCTAGCGCAAAACTAATGAAATTTTAGCTC from Cydia pomonella isolate Wapato2018A unplaced genomic scaffold, ilCydPomo1 PGA_scaffold_48, whole genome shotgun sequence carries:
- the LOC133534072 gene encoding uncharacterized protein LOC133534072 — protein: MDEEYGKRRSLVTPERDRSRSRRSGTYVRRRSRSRSHSRRLRERDLALKRERERIRQMEEDLQKEKDAERRSRRNERNSTSRRSRERRSRSRPPRAGISHEPRSRSRERGPRATRDRAGRDSTSIDRRHKRSCSPSFSSNDIVKIIKSIKYVLPSQPTTQSQIPINRNIDYKNIIPEFNPSEKNQRIDVWLKKVNECAKVYGWDEKTVIHFAMQKLTGLAKTWFESLNTILFSWDEWQTKLANAFPSEQNYGQLLEDMLKRRSKYQESMENYFYEKLALLNQCEITGRRAVDCLIHGITDKTMRSSALALRCEEPDQLLKFLLSNNKESFVNISLPKDRSVTGGDEKTSSRASTKLNPNIFCYNCKEKGHIYSRCPKPLVKCSTCQKVGHKPEMCRLKSDSGSTKADTVPRVMRIYGSNPSDKFRKSVQVNGETVGAFVDLGSEVTLIRESSFSHLGLSHDCIPITMIGFGDKLVQSLGSAELTITIDGVSATVMCRVVNDSLLEKSMLIGQTYSEQPHIVVYKDANKLQFLHIGTELPNLQERADGKLERVRIVARNRIYGVASVRAATGTEFSGNVVLNTKVVGKPQDQYLVCGGIYEVKQGNLFVMVMPCAASCYLQENFVFARAERVEAVYRLSDIGTTVRQYENEITVEETASSPFDEKQLHIGKNVTEDDKNKLVKLLSCYEDCFASDLASLGCTNTTEMNIELNSERPVVYRPYRLSHHEREKVRAMIDDMLQAGIIRESVSNYASPIILVRKKDGGVRLCVDYRLLNSITVKERYPIPVIEDEIARLAGQSWFITLDLMSGYYQVPISEGSKHLTAFVTPDGQYEYNRMPFGLANAPAVFQRRVLEDAEMVGVLSLA